Proteins from a single region of Cytophagales bacterium:
- the argF gene encoding ornithine carbamoyltransferase gives MINNLKKRNFVKLLDYIPQEIKFLLDLSAELKKEKHSGNEQQRLKGKNIALIFEKSSTRTRCAFEVAAYDQGAHVTYLGPTGSQIGHKESMKDTARVLGRMYDGIEYRGFGQEIVEVLAEYAGVPVWNGLTDEFHPTQVLADLLTMKEHSQKSLDQIKFCFLGDARNNMGNSLMIGAAKMGMDFRAAAPQNLQPDEKLVVQAREISKQTGAKILLTDDVKTAVKDCDFLYTDVWLSLGEPAEAWAERIKLLKPYQVNKQVLEMTGNPGVKFLHCLPAFHNHETKIGEEIYQKFGLEAMEVTDDVFESDASIVFDEAENRVHTAKAVMVVTLGTL, from the coding sequence ATGATTAATAATTTAAAGAAGAGAAATTTTGTTAAGCTATTGGATTATATCCCTCAAGAGATAAAGTTTCTATTAGACCTTTCTGCTGAATTAAAAAAGGAAAAGCATTCTGGAAACGAGCAGCAGAGATTAAAAGGAAAAAACATCGCCCTTATCTTTGAAAAAAGCTCAACACGTACCAGGTGTGCCTTTGAAGTAGCTGCTTACGATCAGGGAGCACACGTTACTTATCTCGGGCCTACCGGCTCCCAGATTGGTCACAAAGAATCCATGAAAGATACTGCCAGGGTATTAGGCAGAATGTATGATGGTATTGAATACCGCGGCTTTGGCCAGGAAATAGTGGAAGTATTGGCAGAATACGCAGGCGTACCTGTTTGGAATGGCCTGACAGATGAGTTCCATCCTACCCAGGTGCTTGCAGATCTGCTGACTATGAAAGAACATTCACAAAAATCACTTGACCAGATAAAATTTTGTTTTTTGGGTGATGCGAGAAACAATATGGGAAATTCCTTAATGATAGGCGCTGCAAAAATGGGCATGGATTTCAGAGCTGCTGCCCCGCAAAACCTGCAGCCTGATGAAAAATTGGTGGTTCAAGCCCGGGAAATTTCTAAACAAACAGGCGCTAAGATCTTGCTCACTGACGATGTAAAGACAGCGGTCAAAGATTGTGATTTCCTATATACAGACGTTTGGTTGTCATTGGGTGAACCGGCAGAGGCCTGGGCTGAACGGATAAAACTACTGAAACCCTACCAGGTAAATAAACAGGTTTTGGAGATGACAGGCAATCCCGGTGTGAAGTTCCTCCATTGCTTACCCGCATTTCATAATCACGAAACAAAAATCGGAGAAGAGATTTATCAGAAATTTGGCCTGGAAGCCATGGAAGTAACTGATGATGTTTTTGAATCAGATGCTTCAATAGTTTTTGATGAGGCAGAGAACAGGGTGCATACGGCTAAGGCGGTGATGGTGGTGACTTTGGGTACGCTGTAG